From Topomyia yanbarensis strain Yona2022 chromosome 1, ASM3024719v1, whole genome shotgun sequence, one genomic window encodes:
- the LOC131685654 gene encoding probable serine/threonine-protein kinase DDB_G0282963 isoform X4 — translation MSEHQKSQNGKFVLPQQNQSLLNHQHHRHHQRQQQQQQAPSLGSSNNHQTPRRYLQQSQSQQNSPLRRPLTSNANFWSNNNNNNNNNNNGNVPQTTPTGPPAPGCYPGEQHPADGVDLSEENLKSNVQIVLDNINRNYHALREQILSNHLVRNNNIINNNNTNNNNNRNNNSNCSDGFGNHQANLVLLQRLQSVSQQLKKEGAKMASPDSDTNCNPYMLAPPPLSCSIASSQDFSHDYSDYQWFMDYGSYRDGITHQSILSALSASYNGIGELSYYEDLAKNIDANLAEVDMESFRTEDIHSLLTTLPTMCSESAELRRARNNNRGELIGSRGADGSGTAGTGADMDNSICKSELLFSPVKESHISVDSLDMDGYPDDDDIILTCQANKNNYTIAFEHSVLYSDESYYDGPENYGKYKLSNLDHIIRRKSQETAMSVSEVGYTTWSKLRKNGPVQRLSLATTNPLINQISRHAPTCFVRKSLSMPDLQEKRDMLLTDAALAADAHDDRFGKDSRQHHHHQHQLNVSQAASNNTATSGESYGKQMRTLLPMYPVPTDFGGECPVPLKDSSLNNNEEQAPNQPSFNLVKLFIKQKSSSTDTCMDVSSGCWPSDSTNSASGGENNNNSNTNLAVTSCKDRTRKKSMNDSGKCSTLGRHEEEDFQFDSLDAQINNNNNNNNNNTGTVDSMAAEQDGRIKLNDFNSPVHKRNYKAYNLNIANKNLPAVNPVVYNLMNNNSGSVSTSITNNNNNNNNTNNSFKDTNSDASRTSENLTQIFNNSGNNNGNGSKTKIPIEMITKSMQTSFIGASKEKIRVIPPSFLDRLNKLGDKQKAPVFVVYPNYVLPDLGFLNAQNDVVISPIAFKEHYAQRTQLRKPRPVSMNDIENMKAKEYKHVLDWKSLITLLPQEYRKLLRNVPEANVFGSAEDAPPQKPLFCMTPPLRRGRGVTCDCVNILNTQTYNSSSSGGSSSQPPSSGYRGSSTMLTDSEMDLLGPNAGSGGFSNNLYVYQYDSPAEVASAERPPSGRVAPKGILRRATPQRPPTKAKRNSMFEENQKAKANVEKRRSLQEPCYNFSEENLILEDSINELSAGGLKKVNNSPNMSQHQTRLPNTPKLPSADDYHRLNKLNELNDLELNKAVSNKLSRAQQQQTLEDDLEARLRAEHFLSNVPKSELKHYAELAYVLESTTAEKATGALEEIYDRTRLRHEVSRALSQRKNVSFNQTPPVNTTPVRQQQQQLLRPTDIKFSTPPNSPNMSVTVAQKPPQKPLVSPTSAEREKQDKIQSNRFKRLQIQWELLSKESQQLKQDLQHPRSGGNTPTTAMKSKIPRPVSYPTTRANSDPVVSKTLRSPSRIVPPKRYTGGSTANVATASPQQHHHHTVTSPPTPAPRTPIKLLHTTPKKTAAAVSTPRPATRTRMPLGPDESQGKPIATTTATRTMTPAASTKPTAPTTGSKAMSTKTPSTTAGGKKPIMSKATTTTNRLKRTLQSLNRLEKNINSPNRKY, via the exons ATGTCAGAGCATCAAAAGTCACAGAACGGGAAGTTTGTGTTGCCGCAGCAGAATCAGTCTCTCCTAAACCATCaacatcatcgtcatcatcagcgccaacagcagcagcagcaagctCCTTCATTAGGCAGCAGTAACAATCATCAAACGCCGCGTCGCTATCTACAGCAGTCTCAATCCCAGCAGAACTCGCCCCTCCGACGTCCATTGACTTCCAACGCAAACTTCTGGtccaacaataataataacaacaacaacaacaataatggAAATGTACCACAAACAACACCAACAGGACCGCCAGCTCCCGGTTGCTACCCTGGTGAGCAGCATCCTGCCGACGGTGTTGATCTAAGCGAGGAGAATCTCAAAAGCAACGTACAGATTGTACTGGACAATATCAATCGAAACTATCATGCCCTGCGGGAGCAGATTCTGAGcaatcatcttgttaggaataACAACAtcatcaacaataataatactaataataacaataatagaaacaacaacagcaactgCAGCGACGGCTTCGGTAATCATCAGGCTAATTTAGTGCTGCTGCAGCGGCTGCAGAGTGTGAGTCAGCAGTTGAAGAAAGAAGGAGCAAAGATGGCTAGTCCCGATTCGGATACAAACTGTAATCCGTACATGCTGGCGCCACCACCGCTCAGCTGCTCGATCGCTTCGTCGCAGGACTTTAGCCACGATTATTCCGACTATCAGTGGTTTATGGATTACGG TAGCTACCGAGATGGCATCACACACCAGAGCATCCTGTCGGCACTATCCGCTTCCTATAACGGCATCGGCGAGCTGTCCTACTACGAAGATCTGGCGAAGAACATCGACGCTAACCTGGCCGAGGTGGATATGGAAAGCTTCCGCACGGAGGACATCCATTCACTGTTGACCACGTTGCCGACGATGTGCAGCGAGAGTGCCGAATTGCGGCGGGCCAGAAACAATAACCGGGGGGAACTGATCGGATCGCGGGGAGCGGATGGCAGTGGTACCGCCGGAACGGGTGCGGATATGGATAACTCGATCTGCAAATCGGAACTGCTGTTTTCGCCGGTCAAGGAGTCGCACATCAGTGTGGATTCGCTGGACATGGACGGGTACCCGGATGATGATGATATTATACTGACGTGCCAGGCGAATAAGAACAATTACACGATCGCGTTCGAGCACAGTGTGCTGTACTCGGATGAAAGTTATTACG ATGGTCCGGAGAACTACGGGAAATACAAACTGTCTAATCTGGATCATATCATCAGAAGAAAGTCTCAGGAAACGGCAATGTCTGTTTCGGAGGTCGGGTACACGACCTGGAGTAAGCTCCGAAAGAATGGACCCGTTCAAAG ATTATCGCTGGCAACGACCAACCCGCTGATCAATCAGATCTCCCGCCATGCACCGACTTGCTTCGTGCGCAAAAGCCTAAGCATGCCGGATCTACAAGAGAAGCGTGATATGCTATTAACTGATGCTGCGTTGGCTGCGGACGCTCATGACGACCGATTCGGTAAGGATTCCCGTcagcaccaccaccaccagcatCAGTTGAATGTTTCGCAAGCGGCCAGTAATAATACAGCGACCTCGGGTGAATCCTACGGCAAGCAGATGCGCACGTTGTTGCCTATGTACCCGGTGCCGACGGATTTTGGTGGCGAGTGTCCGGTTCCGCTGAAGGATTCTAGCTTGAA CAACAACGAGGAGCAGGCACCAAACCAGCCCTCCTTCAATCTGGTCAAGCTGTTCATCAAGCAGAAAAGCAGCTCAACCGACACCTGCATGGACGTTTCGTCCGGCTGTTGGCCCAGCGATTCCACCAACAGTGCATCCGGCGGAGAAAATAATAATAACAGCAACACGAACCTGGCAGTGACCAGCTGTAAGGATCGTACCCGGAAGAAGAGCATGAACGATTCGGGCAAATGCTCTACTCTGGGACGACACGAGGAGGAGGACTTCCAGTTCGATAGTCTGGATGCACAAATcaataataacaacaacaataataataacaacaCCGGAACCGTCGACTCAATGGCGGCTGAACAGGACGGACGGATCAAGCTGAATGATTTCAATTCTCCGGTTCACAAGCGAAACTATAAGGCTTACAATCTGAACATTGCCAATAAGAACCTGCCGGCCGTCAATCCGGTAGTGTACAATCTTATGAACAACAACAGCGGAAGTGTCAGCACCAGTATTACcaataataataacaacaacaacaacaccaaCAATAGCTTTAAGGACACCAACTCGGATGCTAGTCGTACGTCGGAGAATCTGacgcaaattttcaacaacagTGGCAATAACAACGGCAACGGATCAAAGACAAAGATTCCAATCGAGATGATTACCAAATCGATGCAGACATCCTTCATCGGGGCATCCAAGGAGAAGATACGAGTGATTCCACCCTCCTTCTTGGATCGGCTGAACAAGCTTGGCGACAAGCAAAAGGCTCCCGTTTTCGTGGTGTACCCCAACTATGTCCTACCGGATCTGGGCTTCCTAAACGCGCAAAACGATGTCGTTATTTCGCCGATCGCTTTCAAAGAACACTACGCCCAGCGTACGCAGCTGCGTAAGCCACGTCCCGTTTCGATGAACGACATCGAGAACATGAAAGCGAAAGAGTACAAACACGTGCTGGACTGGAAGTCGTTGATTACGCTGCTGCCGCAAGAATACCGCAAGCTGCTGAGAAACGTCCCGGAAGCGAACGTGTTCGGTTCGGCTGAGGATGCACCCCCTCAGAAGCCACTCTTCTGCATGACCCCACCACTGAGACGTGGCCGGGGAGTGACCTGTGAttgtgtgaatattttgaatacTCAGACATATAATAGTTCAAGTTCGGGAGGTAGTTCTAGTCAGCCACCGAGTTCCGGCTACCGTGGTTCATCTACAATGTTGACTGATTCGGAGATGGATCTGCTGGGTCCGAATGCGGGAAGTGGTGGTTTCAGTAACAATCTTTATGTATACCAATATGATAGTCCAGCGGAGGTTGCCTCTGCGGAAAGGCCACCTTCCGGTCGAGTAGCCCCGAAGGGCATACTCAGGAGAGCGACCCCTCAGAGGCCTCCTACTAAAGCTAAGCGAAACAGTATGTTTGAAGAGAATCAGAAGGCTAAAGCAAATGTCGAGAAACGACGATCCCTGCAGGAACCATGTTACAATTTCTCCGAGGAGAATTTGATTCTGGAGGATTCGATTAACGAATTATCGGCCGGGGGATTGAAAAAAGTTAATAATTCGCCGAACATGTCGCAGCACCAAACCCGTCTTCCGAATACTCCCAAACTTCCGTCGGCCGACGATTACCATCGGTTGAACAAGCTGAACGAATTGAATGATCTCGAACTGAATAAGGCTGTCAGTAACAAGTTGAGCCGGGCCCAGCAAcagcagacgctcgaggacgaTTTGGAAGCTCGTCTTCGTGCGGAGCATTTCCTTTCTAACGTTCCCAAATCTGAACTGAAGCATTACGCTGAACTGGCCTATGTGCTGGAATCAACAACCGCTGAGAAAGCAACCGGAGCCTTGGAGGAAATCTACGATCGGACCAGGCTAAGGCATGAGGTGAGCCGAGCACTATCGCAGCGAAAGAATGTTTCGTTCAACCAAACCCCTCCGGTCAATACGACCCCGGTTcggcaacaacaacagcaactgCTCCGGCCAACGGATATCAAGTTCTCGACACCTCCCAATTCGCCAAACATGTCGGTTACGGTGGCACAGAAACCACCGCAAAAGCCACTCGTGTCACCTACCAGTGCGGAACGCGAGAAGCAGGACAAGATCCAGTCCAATCGATTCAAGCGGCTACAGATTCAGTGGGAGTTGCTCAGCAAGGAAAGTCAACAGTTGAAGCAGGATTTGCAGCATCCTCGAAGCGGTGGCAATACCCCAACAACGGCAATGAAGTCGAAGATTCCCAGGCCGGTGAGCTATCCGACAACGAG GGCAAACTCAGATCCGGTGGTGAGCAAAACTTTGCGATCACCGAGTCGAATTGTGCCGCCGAAAAGATATACCGG